A stretch of DNA from Schizosaccharomyces osmophilus chromosome 2, complete sequence:
TGAATTTCCCTCTCGACCAAGCGTTTATGCATTCTGTTTTAGTAATTGGAAGCGGGTTCCTCGGAAGCCACATCATTCGGCAATTATGCAAGCGTGAACAACTCCGAATTGCTGCGTTTGATCTTTTCGACAATGAAAAGCTGAATCAAGAAGTGGGCCACCGGTTCACCATGTACACTGGTGACTTgacaaaaaatgaagatttaGATCGTGTTTTTTCTGCCTTCCAGCCCCAAACTGTCATCCATACGGCATCCCCTGTGCACAACTTGGGCCGTGacatttattttcaaataaacgTAAGCGGCACAGAAAACATCCTTCGTGTTTGTAAGAAACACAACGTAAATGCTCTTGTGTATACGAGCTCTGCAGGTGTAGTCTTCAATGGCGCTGACTTGATCAATGTTAACGAAGAATGCCCCTACCCCAAAGTGCACATGGACGCTTACAATGAGTCAAAGGCACTTGCAGAGACTATTGTTCTTGAAAGCAACTCGCCATCGCTACGAACATGTGCCTTGCGTGTTGCCGGTCTCTTCGGCCCTGGCGATCGTCAACTCGTTCCTGGTATGCTCTCCGTTTTGCGAAATGGCCAGACAAAGTTCCAACTTGGTGAAAATTTAAATCTTTTCGACTTTACCTACATTGAAAATGCTGCTCATGCTCATTTATTGGCCGTGGAGAACCTTCTTTCAAACAACTCTACCGCCGCCGGCCAAGTGTTCTTTATCACCAACGGACAAGCTATCTACTTTTGGGATTTCATTCGTGCTATTTGGGCTAATGCTGGTCATGTCGCTCCGTACACTATCGCGTTCCCCCGTGCTCTGGGTATAGCTTTGGCCACTGCTGCTGAGTGGGCTTGCTATTTTCTCGGCAGAGAACCTGGTTTCACTCGTTTTCGTGTTCAATTCAGTTGTGCAAACCGTTATTTCGACATCACAAAAGCGCGGGAAATTTTAAACTACCGTCCTATTTACGATTTAGAGGAAGGAATTAAGCGTACTCTCCAATGGATGGATactgaaaaaaatctttaatgtttcttttgcatgttctttttctcatcCCGAAAACACTTTGCCTTTGTGCACACCCAATCCGAGGTTCCCCGGCATTTCCATTAATGTCAACGCATCAATTCTCGTCTCATGACTAACTTTCTCATGCTAAAATGCCTTGCTGTAATAAAAGCATAtgattttttatcattGCGCGGTGTTGTCTTTCGACTGTGTAGAATTCCTCAATAATCATTCGATACACCTTTCTACAGGTTGTTTATATAGAAATCGTAACAAGCTTGTATTCACTTTCGTTTTGGCACCACCCTATTAGTACGCTGACAATTGCTATCCTACATTTCTACCTAACAAACGATTCCTGCTAGTATCTTGCAACTTGGAAACCGAAAATAACCAGCTGTATGGACTTTAAGCAAAATTctgtaaaaaataaaacaattcttttcaaaattaaaaggtAAACtataacaataaaaataagaaaaataagGGTAACTACGCGAATCGAACATGTATACAGCCACTGCATTTCATCCTTCTCATAGCTAGCTACTGCAACTGTTATTACTCTCCTCCATTCTGTCTCAAAGAAAGCAACTTGGgcaaaaaatataataacgGAGTTCATTTCctaaaaagtaaaaatggTTAAAAGTGCATTaacattgaaaaatgaagcCAATAGCGCTCTAAAAGAAGGACATGTTCCTAAAGCTGTAGAGCTCTATTCTGAGGCAATCAAACTTGATTCCCAAAATGCTATTCTTTATTCGAATCGTTCATTTGCGTACTTCAAGCTGGAGGACTATGGACTTGCTATTATTGACGCTACGAAAGCCATTGAAATTGATCCAAATTTTGCGAAAGCTTATTATCGGAGAGCTTCTGCTCACATATCTCTTTTCCAGCCTAAAGAGGCGGCGAAGGACTATAAAATGGCTGTTAATAAAGCCCCGAACGATGCTACTGCTCGCTCAAAACTTCGAGAATGTGAAGgattattaaaaaaaattcgatTCCAAGAGGCCATTCAAGTAAGTGATCCTCCATCTGCCTTGGCAAATATAAATATCGACGACATGGATGTTTCTGCCGACTATGATGGTGTCAAACTTAAAGCCGTAATGACTGAAGAGTTTGTCCTCGACATGTTGGACCGTTTCCAAAACGGCAAAAAGTTACCTTTGAAGTATGCCTATAGTATTTTGAGGGATATCAAGGAACATTATGAGCAGGTCCCTTCAATGGTCGATGTTCATTTGAAAGATGATGAAACTTTGGTAGTTTGCGGTGATACTCACGGTCAGTTCTTTGatcttttaaatattttcaagttACACGGTTCTCCAAGCCCTACCAATAAGTATCTTTTCAATGGCGATTTTGTCGATAGAGGTTCTTGGTCTACTGAAGTTGCATTTACTTTATACGCTTTTAAACTCTTATACCCCGATTCCGTTTTCTTGAACAGAGGTAACCATGAAACCGATGACATGAATAAGGTTTATGGTTTTGAAGGAGAATGCAAAGCTAAGTATAATGAAAGAACCTTCAACATTTTCTCAGAAACTTTCATCGCGCTACCTCTGGGTACTTTGATTGCTGACACCTATTTGGTATTGCATGGCGGTTTGTTCTCTAACGATAATGTTACTTTGGATCAACTTCGTAAGATCGATCGTTTCAGTACGAAGCAACCAGGTCAGTCAGGACTTATGATGGAAATGCTCTGGACTGATCCCCAATCTGAACCGGGCCGTGGAGTTTCGAAGCGTGGTGTTGGTTTGCAATTCGGTCCAGATGTATctaaaaagttttgtgAAGCAAATGGATTGCGTGCCATTATCCGGTCTCACGAAGTTCGGGACCAAGGTTATGAAGTCGAACACGACGGTTATTGTATCACAGTTTTCAGTGCTCCCAACTATTGTGACTCTACCGGAAATAAAGGAGCTGTTATCAAAGTTAAGAAGGATATGGAACTTGATTTCCAGCAATTTCAAGCTGTTCCTCATCCCAATATTCGCCCTATGGCTTATGCAAATGGATTACTAAGTAGCATGTGAACCGTGCATCCTTTGATTGTCCTTGCTTTACAGGTGttgtttgttctttttatttcatttttaactAATTTTGGTTACTTGTTTAagcatcatcatcttttAAGCTGAGGCTTTACTGTGTTAACCTGTTGCGGAGCCTATATATTAAAAAGTATAGAGGATAGTTGTTTCTAATACTCTagattatttattttagaGGGAAGGCTTGTGTATTCTAATAGAAATCTTACATTTTAGACTATTCATTATGTTTGTAAAGCAGGGGACGATGTTTGCTGTTCATTCAATGTATTCAGgatcctttttttgtagctgaatttgaatttgtttcattcgTTTCCCttgtaattctttttattcatatTGTTTACTCTTTGTTACTGTCTAAAGTAACAAGTTTTGAACAAACTGCTTTTGCTGAAAAAGCAGAGAAAGGATATAAACAATgaattattctttttaatatttaCGAAATGGAATTGATCATTCAGTTTTGTGTCGCATTGCTGCTTTCTTGAATCACAATTTGTCTTTATCATAGTTTCTAGTATGATGACGTTCACCGTAACCTCGCGGGTGAAAACATAGAATCAATCCCTCTTGACATATCCTCCCAAGAAGTCTTCTTAGGATTTAGTAAAATTTGCGTTCTTTTGCTCAAGTTTGAACGCTTTATACATACATCTATTCAATGGCGAACGAGCATGATACTTTGCTGCCAGTGCACGAGCAACATGTAAGAGATGAGCCAAACCGCGTCTCATGGAGACTGAAAAAGGTGCATTACATTCTTCTTTCCGTTGTTTTTATGGcaattggttttttcttctttttaccGTTTTTggcaaaaaagaaagtaggACCCAAACCAAAGTATGCGGTGATGATGGTTTCAGATGGTAAGTTTCTAAAATTGGTAGGCATtgcttcttcctttttttgcaattaaaaataaaagtcaTATTTTGACGTTTAAATGTTAGGAATGGGACCTGCTTCTTTATCCATGAGTCGATCGTTTGCTGAGTATATCACTGGCGATAAGGATTACATTCTTCCTCTCGACAAGCATTTAATCGGAAGCTCTAGAACACGATCTAGCTCTAGTCTCATTACGGATAGCGCTGCTGGTGCCACTGCCTTTTCTTGTGCTGCCAAAAGTTATAATGGAGCAGTGGGTGTTTTAGATGGTGGTAAAGCTTGCGGGACTTTATTAGAAGCAGCAAAAGAAGCAGGCTATTTGACTGGTATGGTCGTCACTAGTAGAATAACGGATGCCACGCctgcttcattttcttctcaTGTTGCGAATCGCTTTATGCAAAGTCTAATTGCCGAGTATCAGGTAGGTATGGGACCCTTGGGACGGAGTACGGATTTAATGTTTGGTGGAGGGCTATGCTCATTTCTTCCCAATTCAAGTTATCAATCATGCCGTGCCGATGACTTGGACCTCTTAAAGTATGCTAAAGCCGAACAAGATTTCAACGTACTTTTGGACCGTGCGGAATTTGATGATTCAACGAGGCATCAACTTCCATTATTAGGCTTGTTTTCTGGCCGTCACATGGACTACAATATAGACAGAGACCCCAAGAGCCAACCTTCTCTTACCGAAATGGTAGAATCGGCTCTTGATACCCTCTATAAATTTTCCCAGTCTACtggaaaaggatttttcTTACTTATTGAAGGCAGTCGTATTGATATGGCTTCTCACAACAACGATCCTGTAGCCCATGTTCATGATGTGTTGGAGTATAACCGTGCTTTCCAAAAGGCTTCTGactttatagaaaaaacagGAGGAGTTTTGATATCTACTTCTGACCATGAAACTGGTGGATTAACCGTCGGTCGACAGGTTACTCCGGAATATCCTGATTATATTTGGAAGCCAGAAGTCCTTGAACGGGCTACTCATTCCTTCGAATACCTTGCCAAATCAATAATGATCCACGAGGAGTCGGAACTTCGTTCCTATATTCAAAATAGCATTTTCCCAGCTTTGGGAATTAAGAAGCCCAGTCATAAAATGGTGAACAGCCTCTATGATGCGAGATCGAATGTCTTTGAATTGATCAGCCGCATGAGTCTTATCATCGGCGAACAGGCACAAATTGGATATACTACTCATGGTCACACAGCAGTAGATGTGAACGTTTATGGAAGCGGCGATGCAATTCGTGACATAAGGGgaaatattgaaaatattgaGATTGGAaaatatttggaagagtATTTAGGAATCTCATTGGACCAAGTCACCTCTAAATTGACCGATGCTCCCATATATGGTGATCCAGATCGTGGATTTAAGGCAGGCGCATTTGTACACGAAATATTGGAGAAACATTCTGAGGTGAATACTAGGGAATATGAAGATTACTTGGCATCATCGGCTAAAAGAGGCCATAGTGTTGAGCTTTAGATGTTTATGTTCTCTTCAAGATCCGTTTGTTTCGGCGTCCTAAAGCAGACGTTTGATATATGATCTCTTTACAGATTCCTGATATGGATATTCATgattataatttattatattGGCCATTTTCCTCACATAAACATTCTAGATATGTTTCCTAAGCACACAGATCATTGTTATTCTATTTCATTCATAGTTATTTATATAAGAAATATTTTATGAAATGAGTTAACCCTCATAAACATCTTGGTTGGGCTTAGTAGTTAGTGATCAGTTACTTACTATTATAGAGTATTAAAGCCATTCAAATTTGTACAACtacttattttattttgttttacatGAAATTCTTGTAGGATGCTTTTGTACTTCTTGTACTTTAGAAATTTAGTGCGTTACTTTTAAAGTGAGTTGTAATTAACATATACCTCTTACCataaccaaaaaaaaaaaatcttcttttataaacGCTTATATAGTCTGAATTCATTAGAATTTCAACGTAGAACTTGATTTGAATGGATTTTTTCGAGGATAACAATCCATTCGGGGACCAAAACCCAAATCGTTTATCGGAATCTAGTAAACACTCAGAAGAGCAATCGGCATCTGCGACACAGCAGAatcaaaacgaaaatgaTGATAATATAGCTTGGAACCTAAAAGCTAGCTTGGAGGAGAAGGGAAGGAAAGCTACGTTCTGGAAAGATTCCAATGTCAAAGAAGATGATCTTCCCAGCGCCATTTTCATAACAGGTGCCGTAAAAGCAGAACGAGGGAACCATATTgtttataatataaaaGTAAATGTAAGTGTTTCTTCTGACCTTCTACTGGAATGGAATACTAGTCAAAAATGAGAAACTCGCTAACGAAGCAGAATTCTGAAGTACAGAGACGATATTCTGAGTTTGCATCTTTACGAGTGCAATTCGAAAGATTATATCCCACATGCCTAGTGCCTGTTTTGCCGGATAAGCATAAAATAATGGACTATGTATTTAATATGACTAAATCACAACGGACAACTCGATTACTTGAAGAGCGGAAACGACTGCTTCAATCATTTCTAAGAAGAGTCGCGCTACATCCAAGACTTGGAAAATCAGAtatatttttcaagtttttaaGTCGACACGTGTCGTGGAATGATGTTTTACATTCAGCTCCCATAAGCTTGCTTCCCAAGGATTCATTAAAAGTACATCCAGAAAATCCAGCTTCGAACGAATACACTGATACTTATTCAAGACTTCCAGTGCCCTCCAAAATGTCTCTTCCCGTTGAATCTTATGATGAAGTAAGCCGAAGTTATTTGTCTCTAGAAAACTCCTTGAGAAATTACTCCGTAAACCTACAGGAGCACCTCTCTCGGATTAATCGAGGCGTTTTTTCGATTTCTCAAATGTCCTTAGCTTGTTCTAATTTAGGTGCAACTTTTAATGCACTTTCTTTATCGGAAACTGCTCAATTGATGGCCGCTTTGGAAAAGGTTGGACAAGCCAATGATCAAACTTGTCTATCAGGGATTGATTTCATACATGGGTTGGTGGTAGACGCCATAGAGCCGCTTTCTGAGGTATCCAAATCTGCAAAGAGTATGCGCCATATTATCATATTTCGTCGAATGAAATATATTCAGAATGTAGTCGTGAAAGATTTGttacgaaaaaaaagaggacTTCTTAATCAGCTAGAAAGGCGTGAACAACAGGCAAGTCGATTGCAATCGGCCATTGAAGGAAACGACG
This window harbors:
- the pho8 gene encoding vacuolar membrane alkaline phosphatase, whose protein sequence is MANEHDTLLPVHEQHVRDEPNRVSWRLKKVHYILLSVVFMAIGFFFFLPFLAKKKVGPKPKYAVMMVSDGMGPASLSMSRSFAEYITGDKDYILPLDKHLIGSSRTRSSSSLITDSAAGATAFSCAAKSYNGAVGVLDGGKACGTLLEAAKEAGYLTGMVVTSRITDATPASFSSHVANRFMQSLIAEYQVGMGPLGRSTDLMFGGGLCSFLPNSSYQSCRADDLDLLKYAKAEQDFNVLLDRAEFDDSTRHQLPLLGLFSGRHMDYNIDRDPKSQPSLTEMVESALDTLYKFSQSTGKGFFLLIEGSRIDMASHNNDPVAHVHDVLEYNRAFQKASDFIEKTGGVLISTSDHETGGLTVGRQVTPEYPDYIWKPEVLERATHSFEYLAKSIMIHEESELRSYIQNSIFPALGIKKPSHKMVNSLYDARSNVFELISRMSLIIGEQAQIGYTTHGHTAVDVNVYGSGDAIRDIRGNIENIEIGKYLEEYLGISLDQVTSKLTDAPIYGDPDRGFKAGAFVHEILEKHSEVNTREYEDYLASSAKRGHSVEL
- the snx41 gene encoding PX domain sorting nexin Snx41, yielding MDFFEDNNPFGDQNPNRLSESSKHSEEQSASATQQNQNENDDNIAWNLKASLEEKGRKATFWKDSNVKEDDLPSAIFITGAVKAERGNHIVYNIKVNNSEVQRRYSEFASLRVQFERLYPTCLVPVLPDKHKIMDYVFNMTKSQRTTRLLEERKRLLQSFLRRVALHPRLGKSDIFFKFLSRHVSWNDVLHSAPISLLPKDSLKVHPENPASNEYTDTYSRLPVPSKMSLPVESYDEVSRSYLSLENSLRNYSVNLQEHLSRINRGVFSISQMSLACSNLGATFNALSLSETAQLMAALEKVGQANDQTCLSGIDFIHGLVVDAIEPLSEVSKSAKSMRHIIIFRRMKYIQNVVVKDLLRKKRGLLNQLERREQQASRLQSAIEGNDGVLDDETRNLLEASKSASQSLYGPEQQRDGLNGRNRPLLSDLHENFGQALGNEHEVDEQIDSERIQEYARELANTQHQQSEVASSETSVSTVLLPRKVRDVFDQIRFAFNGLADNNVEANRHNSMGWTIESIHHLETMAELTSRDLEFVTASIGSEYERYKRIHQEDMSTVCNKFADRHIEWADRNIRAWRNIRQDLTSNVM
- the erg26 gene encoding 3 beta-hydroxysteroid dehydrogenase/delta 5-->4-isomerase Erg26, translated to MHSVLVIGSGFLGSHIIRQLCKREQLRIAAFDLFDNEKLNQEVGHRFTMYTGDLTKNEDLDRVFSAFQPQTVIHTASPVHNLGRDIYFQINVSGTENILRVCKKHNVNALVYTSSAGVVFNGADLINVNEECPYPKVHMDAYNESKALAETIVLESNSPSLRTCALRVAGLFGPGDRQLVPGMLSVLRNGQTKFQLGENLNLFDFTYIENAAHAHLLAVENLLSNNSTAAGQVFFITNGQAIYFWDFIRAIWANAGHVAPYTIAFPRALGIALATAAEWACYFLGREPGFTRFRVQFSCANRYFDITKAREILNYRPIYDLEEGIKRTLQWMDTEKNL
- a CDS encoding serine/threonine protein phosphatase with TPR repeat translates to MVKSALTLKNEANSALKEGHVPKAVELYSEAIKLDSQNAILYSNRSFAYFKLEDYGLAIIDATKAIEIDPNFAKAYYRRASAHISLFQPKEAAKDYKMAVNKAPNDATARSKLRECEGLLKKIRFQEAIQVSDPPSALANINIDDMDVSADYDGVKLKAVMTEEFVLDMLDRFQNGKKLPLKYAYSILRDIKEHYEQVPSMVDVHLKDDETLVVCGDTHGQFFDLLNIFKLHGSPSPTNKYLFNGDFVDRGSWSTEVAFTLYAFKLLYPDSVFLNRGNHETDDMNKVYGFEGECKAKYNERTFNIFSETFIALPLGTLIADTYLVLHGGLFSNDNVTLDQLRKIDRFSTKQPGQSGLMMEMLWTDPQSEPGRGVSKRGVGLQFGPDVSKKFCEANGLRAIIRSHEVRDQGYEVEHDGYCITVFSAPNYCDSTGNKGAVIKVKKDMELDFQQFQAVPHPNIRPMAYANGLLSSM